GCGCTCCGGCATAGCTGTCTCCGGCTCCGGTGGGGTCGACGGGGTTGTCCACGAGCTGAGCGGGCACATGCCAATCCTTACCCTGGCTGAAGCCGAGAGAGCCGCGGGAGCCGAGCTTGACCACGGCGAAGCGCGGCCCCAGCTCAAGCAGGGCGCGCCCGGCCTGGCGGGGATCTTCGCAGCCGGTGAGCAGGGCGGCTTCTTCGTCGTTGAGCAGCATGAGGCTGGTCCGCCGGATCATGTCCAGCAGCTCGCTGCGACGCTCCCGGATCCAGAAGTCAATCGTGTCCAGTGCGACGAAGGGCTCGCCCTCCATCTGCTCCAGGACGCGCCCCTGAAAGTCCGGGCGCATGTTCGCCAGTAGCAGGTAGGGGCAGCGTCGTTGGGATGCGTTGAGCTCAGGCCGAAACGATTCCTCAACATTCGGGTGCAGCTCCAGTGTCTTGCGTTTATCCGGGTCCTGGTGATAGCGGCACTTCCAGGCAAAGGTCTTCTCGTGCGGCAGCACGGTGATGCCCGTGGTGTCCACGCCGAGGCGTTCCAGGTGCTCACGCTCCTCCAGCGGAAAGTCACCCCCGACCGCTCCGAACAGCTGCGGCCTGAGAAAGAACGCTGCCGCCAGCGAGGCAAACCAGCCCGAGCCACCGATCTCGCGGCGCTCCGAGCCATCGGGCATGAGCAGGGTGTCCAGCCCAAGACCGCCGGCGACCAGCAAGGGTGGGGTCTTTGGCGGTTGCTCGTTCATACGGAGGGGAGGTTAATCCTTGAGGTGCTCTTTGATCTTGAGCCAGCGATCATGCGGGATGGCGGCGCCCATCACCTGCACGATTTCCGCGCCCAGGATGGAGCCGTAGCGTCCGCACACATCCAGCGGGCGACCACGCAGCCAGCCATAGAGGAATCCGGCTGCCCAGAGGTCTCCGGCACCCGTTGTGTCGACGGGGTTTTTGACGGTGATCGGAGAAATCTTCTCCAGATCTTCGCCCTGCTGGACGAGTGAACCGGCTTTACCGAGCTTGACCACGGCGACGTCGCAGAGCTTTGCCAGCTTGGCGACCATGCCTTTGTAGTCTTTTCCGCCGAAGAACGCTTCGGCCTCGCCCTCGTTAGCGAAAACCAGATCCACGTACTCTTCTAAAATGTCGGGCAGGATGTCCTTGGTCGCGCCCACGACCTCAAATGAGGCCAGGTCGAGGCTCACGGTGCAGCCGGCGGCCTTGGCCGAGTTCAGCACCTTGAACATCAGGTCGCGGTTAAACAGGATGTAGCCCTCGATGTGGGCGTGGCGGCAGCCCTTAAAGTCATCCGCGCTGATCTCGTCGGGATCGAGCGTCATGGCAGCTCCGAGGTCGGTACGCATCGTGCGCTCGGAGTCCGGGGTCACCAGAGAGAGGCAGCGCCCGTTGGGGACCTCGCCGACCTTGAAGCGCGAGCCATCGCCGCCCAGCTCCATGAAGCGGTCGCGGTAAAATTCGCCGCCGGAGTCGTTACCGATCTTCCCGAGGAAGGTCGTCGGCAGGCCCAGGTGGGCCACAGCCACGGCGGTGTTACCGGAGGAGCCGCCGGGCGCCTCTGTCATCGGTGAGTCAACCTGCGCCATGAGCTCGCCCATGGTCGTGGCATCGACCAGCTCCATGCCGCCTTTATCGCCAGGGATGGAGGCGACAAAGGCCTCCGGCACTTGGGCCAGTACGTCTACGATAGGCGATCCGACGCCGATCAGTTCAAAGGTTTTGATGTCCATGAAAAGGGTCTGTGAGAGGTCTTATTGAGACACGATAAAGGAGGTGACAAGGATCGGCTCGTCGTCAACTTCAATCGCGGCTGTGTAGTCGCCCGGCTTTTGGAAGGGCACATTCTTCAGCTGGTTGATCAAGTGGATGCGATGCAGCGGGCTTTTCGACTCAAAGGGCCGCTCCACGGACATAAGGGGTGCCTCACCGGGCAGGCCCAGGCTGAGCTGCAGCCGGTGCTCGCCGATGCTGACATCTGCCAGGCTGACGAACCACACCATGTGCGGGTGCATCATCGGATACTCCTGAGAGCGCAGATTGGAGAACACGCCCAGCAGGGTATGCTTACCGGTGGAGGGGTCGATATGGACGCCGTCGCAGGTCGCAAAGATCAGCAGTTGTGGCTTCGATTGCATGTGGGGGATACGCTGACACCCGCTCCCGCGAACCGCAACGACGAAAGCGGCTGCTGGGTGGCGCTGTTCTCCCGGCTGGCCCTCTTATCGAGATGGCATTGCCGCTAGGTAAAGCCGTTCAGTCCTCTCCCTCGGCCAGATCGTCAAGCAGGTCGGTAGCGGTCTGGACGGTCGTATTCATCCGGGCAGCGAGGCGGTTTTTCATGATAAAGTACGCCACCATGGCCGGGATGCCGATGAGCAGACCGGTGGCAGTCGTGATCAGCGCCTCACCGATGCTGCCCGCAAAGGCCTGCGGCTGACCCATGCCGATGCGCTCCATAGTCTGAAAAGCGCCAATCATCCCGCTGACCGTTCCCAGCAGGCCGATCATGGGGGCCGTCGCGGCGATGACGTTGAGATAGTTGATCCACTGGCTTACCGCGCTCTCCTCGGCCTCCAGTGTCTCGACCAGCAGGGTCTCGACCTTGGCGCGGTTGGACTCGGGCAGCTCGGGGCGGGCTTTGGTCAGGGCTTTTCCCAAGGCGCGTCCCAGCATCGTGTCGTCCTCGGTGAGTAGGGAGCGAGCGCCCTCCAGATCGCCTGTGCGCAGGCTGGATGCGATCTCAGGGAGTCGGGCGATGGGCACGAAACACCGCACGGATGTTTCCCGCCAGGCGTAAAAGAGCAGAAATAAAAGTGCCAGCGAGCACGCCCCCAAGGGCCACATCGCCCATCCACCTTCACGGATCATGGCCCACAGGCTGTGGCTGGCTGGCTCGGATGCGGCCTCCTGCGCGGAGGCGTACAGGGGGCTCAAGAGCAGAATGACGATGGCGGTCAGGCGGCGCATGGTGTAAAATGACAAAGTCTATTTAGCCTCCGAGGTCAAACCCGTCTTGTCGGGGGGCGGAGGAGGTTGGAGCAGTTTTTTGTACAATGGCTTGTGGTTATCCAGGCCATCATCCGTCGGCCAGGGAAGGTGCCGGGCAGCCATCTCTACCGCGAGGGCGCGCGCCTCAGTCTCGTCATCGAGGGCATCGGCGGCCAGGATGGCGACCGCGTAGCAATGCTGCAGATACGCCATCGGGTACTGGCTGGAAAAGGTGATCGGCTCCAGCGCGGTTAGTAGTGCTGCCTCGTGCTGGCCGTCGTCGAGATCGAGCCGAGCGAGGATATATGAGCCCAGCGCCGAGGTGCCATAACGCGGGTGATTCATTATCCACTCGAGGGCCAGCTGTCGAGTGTCGTCGCGTAGCGGGAGCTGATAATAACCAAGTAGAATCAGTGACTCCAGCTGGTCGCGTACGGTCTCATCCTGGATATAGGGAAGGAGGGTCTTTGCGACGCCGACGGACAGGTACGGCTCCTCGGCCTCGCGGGCGGCTACCACGAGCTTCAGGAAGTAGGCTCGGTCCGGCTCCGGGATAAACGCCAGATAGGGCGCCTGCTGCTCGTAGATCACCTGTAGCAGTGGAAGCGCTTCATCGGCACGGCCTGCCGCCAGCAGCTGAGCTGCATTGGTCTTCACGGCTGCGGTGCGGAAATCGATCCGCTCAACCTCATCCGGGGTAAAGGTGTACTCGGCCTGACCTCCTGCGCTGGGCCGTATAAATATCAGGTGGTCATCCCGAACTCCCTGCACCTGACCCTCATAGGCCTGTCCGCTGCGCAGGATGAGCGTCTGCGTTGAGGAGACTTTGCTTTCTGCGAAAATGTATGTATTCAAAAAAGAATACAAGCAAAGGGCTACGAGGTGGAAGAGCTTCATGGTGTTACCTCCACTGCGCTGGATGAGTCGGTGGTGTTTGGGGCCAGCTTGGTCCGCAAGTCGTCGAGCAGGGCTTGGGCGGGGGAGTGCTCGGGGGTGTCTTCCAGTCGAGGGTCGAGCATCATCTCTTCGAGCGTGCGTCGGGAGGCTTTCAAGTCGCCGAGTTGATAAAATATATTGGCGCTATGCCAATAGGCGCGCGCGATCAGACCAGGCCACGCACGGTAAACGGTGTAGACGCGCTGGTCGCAGGCGATGGCTTCTTCGAGGTTGCCACGCGCCTCGGCGCAGGCGGCGATCATAAGTAATGCCTCGGCCTTATCCCGGCCCCGCATGAGCGGTGACTGTAGCGATTTTTTCAATACGTTTTCGGCTGCGTTTGTCTCGTTGTCCGAAATCAGTATATCGGCGTGTAGGAGCGCTGCCTGCGGGGCGTTATTGTCATAAGGCGTTTCCGCCTCGAAGCGTTTGAGCCACTTGATGGCTTGCTCGTTGTCGCCCTGGTCCGCTGTCAGCTTCGCCATGCCGTAGAAGGCTGATCCGCTACGGGGGCTACGCGGGAAGTGCTCAAGCTGGTAGGTGAAGTACTCGGTGGCGGAGGGGAGCCTCTCCTTGGCGAGCAGGCTTCCCAGCGCGGAGAGTCCATCAGCGTCGAGGCGCTCCAGAGGGACCTGTCCCATGGTTTCGTAGAGCACGGCGTCTGCCCGATCATCACGCTTGTCGCGGCGATAGATGCGCGCCAGGTAAAGCGCGTAGCGTGAGGCCCGCGTGAGCTCACCGCGCTTCAGGGCGTTTTCGCGCTGAGCCTCCAGCCAGTGGGTGTATGACTCGGCGCGTAGCAGGCCAGCGGAGGCGGTGTTGTTTTCCTCCAGCTTCAAGTCGTCTTGTCGGGCTCGTGTATAGAGTGATTCCAGTGCTTGTAGTAACAGGCTCGTATCCCCGGCTTGCGTGTCGTTTCCGGTGCGCGCAAGGGCATCCATGAACTGCGGGAACCCCGCCGCCGGATCGCCTTGTTGCGCGTGAGCCCACCCGACCCAGTATAACGCCTCGGCCAGACGTGGGCGGGGGCTGTCTGGCGTGTCGTTGGCATAGGCTTCGAAGTGCGCAATGAGTTTGTCGTAATTTTCCAATACGCGGTAAATTTTGCCTGTCTGGAAAACGGCGTATGGGTAAAGCGTTCCAGCCTCTGGGCCGACCTGGGTGAACTGATCCGCTGCGGAATCGAGTTCGCCGAGCCCCATGAGGGTGTCTCCCAGCAGGACTCGAGCCTGCGCTGTGTATGGGCTGCTGGGGTATTTTAGAAGATGATTTTTAAGGGCTTCTTTTGCTCCTGCGTAGTCTCGCATCGAGTACAGGGTGGCGGCGCGGCGGTAGGCGGTCTCGCCCTCCAGCTCCGTGCCAAGCGTGTCCGGGGTGAGTGCGTCAAAGGCGGCGAGAGCGTCCGGGTAGTTGTATTCAAAAAAGTATGACAGCCCGATCCAGAGCCGGGCGCGCAGCACCAACTCGTCGTCAGGGAAATTATCAATGAGAGCGCTGAAGGTGTCGCGAGCAGCGACGTAGTCCTGGTTCAGGGCGAGCGCATAGCCGAGGCGAAATCTCCACCGTGGCTGTCGGGGATCGTCCGGGTAGGTGTCTATAAGCCAGTATAGGTCATCGATAGCCTCTGTGTATTTGCCCTGCCGTAGCTGGGTTTCAACTATGAGGTAGTATATGGTCGTCAATCGGGGGCCGACTGGGTGGGCGCCGATAAAGCGGTGCGCTCGGATGAGGGCGAGATTCCAGTCTTCGCGTGCCATGGCGCAAAGGATCCAGCGATAGTGGGCTTGCTCCCGAAGTGCCTGCGGCAGTGCTTCGTCTGTTGCTACAGCTCCGAATAGCAGCCCCGCCTCACGGCTCCGCCCTGCTCGGAGGAAGGCGTCCCCGAGTTTGAGCTGCCAGGCTGGAGTGTAGTTATCCATGGATACGAGGTCGTCGAGCTCGGCTTCCACCTTATCGATGATTCCGGAAAAATACTCCTCCCAGAAGGCTGCGGTCTGGATGCCCTCCGGGTTACGGCGTGTGCGCTCGGTGCGGATGCGCTCCAACTGTGCGAGGCGCTCGCGCTGAAGCTCGATTAATTGCTGATACGGGGGGACGTTGCGGTAGGCGAGGATGGCCTCCGTGTATTTGCCCTCACGGGCGAGTGCATCGCCTGCCCGCAGGCTGGCAAAGGCGAGCATGGCCAGCTCGGGCATGGTGGTGACGGCCCACGGCTCGCTTAGGAGAATCTCGCTTGCGCGGGTGTCCTCGCCGTTCGCCTGGGCGGCCTGGACGGCACGCAGCCGGGCCTGGGCCCGCAGGGTGGGCGGGACGCGTGGATCGGCGGCAAAGGCGAGCAGGCTGGTGATGCCCGCTTCGATTTCGCCCTGGGAAAAGTCCAGTTCGGCCTCGCGCAGGACGCTGATCAGGGCCTCGGGGCGCTCAGGGAAACGCTCGCGGTAGGCGCGGTAGGCCTCGGAGGCGCGGGCGTTTTCACCGAGTGCCTGGCAGGCCTGCGCGAGCCCGAAAAGCACATACGCGGCCTGCGTGTCGTCCTCGGGATAGCGTTCGAGAAAAGTTTCGTAGAGTTCGGCAGCGCGGGCATGGTCCCCGTTGATGCGGCAGGCATGGGCCCAGACCGGGAGCAGTTGCTGCTCGATTTTCTGATAGGCGGGCTCGCTCGCGTAGTTTTTTTCCAGATACGCAAAGCCCTCGGCGGCGCGTGCGTAGTCAGCCTCCTCAAAGGCGGTGACGGCTTCCTGCAGCGTGGCTTGCAGCCCCTGTTCACGCGCAATCAACTCGGCCTGCAGCCCGGCTGGAATGATGGCAAGCAGTAGGCAGAGGGCACAGAGAAGGACTGTGCGCGAGCGTAACACAACCCGTGTATTCTCAGCAGCGTCGGCTCAGGCGGCAAGCGGGAAAGCACCCGCTACTGCGTATAGGCGTAGACGAAGATGTTGACGCCCAGCTGGGTGTAGAAGCCGTGGGCGTAGTCGCTGATCTCCTGTGTATAGTAGTAGCGAAACAGCCGCCAGCTGCCGTCCGGTTCGCTCACCCAGGCGGGCATGGCCTCCTCTTGGGTAAATATCTGGTCCTTGCGGCCGTCTTCACGGGTCACCTCAAAGCTCGTGCCCGTGTAGGCCGCATCGGCCAGGCGCTCGTCGATGCCCTCGGCCCCTTCGCGGATGCGGAAGCCGATGAAGGTCGTCCACTGCCCGAAGTCATTCTTCCCCCATCCCATGGCCAGGATCGGCATCGCCAGCACGGCCAGGCGGCCGTTGACGGTCAGCCCCATGGCGGCATAGGTGCCCTGCGGCCACTTTTCGTTGACGACGAAGTCGCGCACAGTGTCGGGCAGGATGGTGGCGTCGGGCAGGCCGGAGTAAAATGCCCGGAAAAGCGGGTGCGAGCGGGGCAGGGGCAGGAAGGCCTTGTCCGGGTAGATCGAGGAGAAAGCCTCCTGCAGCTCCGGGGTGACGCTCCACTCTGCGAAGCTGTGAAACTGGCCGTACTGGGTGCTGTCGCGTAGAAACGAGGGCGTGATGCCCGCGTCGATATAGATGAAGCCGCCCCGGTCGAGGTACGCGTTGATGGCTTCTTTCTCGCTCTCGGAGAGCGTCCAGTCCGCCCGGTCGGCGTAGTTTACATAGATGAAGGGGTGCTCGAAAATGCGGGGGTCGTCAAAGGTCTGGATGACGAGCGGGTCCGGGTCGAGGGTGAGCGTGGTTTTGTCGTTGATCTCCTCCAGCAGGCTGGTGAGCCCTCCGGGATAGTTACGGCGCAGGGTATCGCCCTGGATGAGCTGGATGACCTGCACCGGGTCCGGCGGAGTCAGCTCCGTGGGTTGGGGCGCAGGGGGTGTCGACTCGGGCTCTGCGAGAGTGGTCGGCTGTGCCGACACATTCAGAGCGGCTGCGAGCATGATGCAGCCGGAGATGAGCCAGTGGCGGATGTTGTGCGGCGTTTTCACAGGCGCTCCTGACGTTGGAAGATAGTGGGGTCCTCCAGGTAGAGGCGGATGAGTGGAGCCAGCGGCGTGTCCGGCTCGCTCTGCAGGAGCTGGCGGAGGGCCTCGGTACCGCCGGGCATCTGGGTGCGCATGATCAGCTCAGCGGCGCTGCGCTGGATCATGAGGTCTTCGTCATTGAGCGAGGCGAGGAGGATGTCCTGCCAGCCGGGCAGCTGCCGCCGGGCGATCTCGCGCAGACTCTGCTGGCGGATGGCGGTCTGGTCATCCAGTAATAGGTCGAGTAAAAGCTCCGTGGCAATGTCGTCCGGCATGGTTACGCTCATCGTGGCGAGGCTCTGGCGTACCTCTGGGTGGCGGCTGGTGAGCATAGCCTCCCGTAGCTCCGGTGGCATATTGCCATGGCGGCGCTCGTAGTACTTGAGGACGACGGTGCGTACCTGCTCAGAGGGATCGGCGATAAAGATCAGCACCTGCTCGGGCCGTTGCTGGGCGTAGCCCATGTCGAAGAACAGGTCGACGGCTTCGCGGCGCAGGAGCGGGTCATCCAGGCCGGTGAGTGCCTCGATGTGGCCGGGGACTTCACCTGAGTGCATACGCATCATCTGGAGAAAACGCTGCGCTTGCTCCTGCTTGAGGCGGTCCTCATTCAGCCGCGCATAGAGCTTCTCAAATGTGGCGTCCGTGCCGAGCGCGCGGAAGCGCGCGAGCATGGCCTCGGCGGCGATCTCGTCGTCTTCGTCTTCGCTTAGCATGCGCAGCAGCTCAAGCTGGGCGGTGCTGGGTCTGGGGGGCAGCTCGCGGGAGAGGCGGAGGCGCTCGGCGCGATTGCCGTTTTCTATCCAGCGCTGAGCCTCGCGGGTAAAGGCGTCCGGCTCAGCAAAGCGTGCGGCGAGGCCGACGGCTTCGAGGCGCACCTGTGGGTCTTCGTCGCCCATCAGCGCGATAAAGGTCTCTCCCGGTACCGGCAGGTTGAGATAGAAATGGTTGGTCAACATGTTGCGCCGGACGATGACATCCTCATCCAGATAGGCCTCGACCAGGGTCTGACGAACATCGTCGGGGATCACAACACGGACGCCCGGCCTCAGGGCCTCTGTGGCGGCGCGGATAGCCATCATCGGCTGAATGGCGGTGGAGGCCGAGCGGCGCAGCTCGACATCTTCGTCCCCGACCAGGCGCAGCACCGGTACGATTGCTTCGGCGGGGGCGGCCCGGTTCCACTCCATGACGGAGACCATGGCAGCCCGGCGCACACGTGTGCTCGGGTCCTCCAGCGCTTTGATCACCGCCTCGCGTGCCTGAGCGCTGTCGTATTTCCCCAGCAGCATGACGGCTCCGGCGCGGTACTCGCTGTTGTCGGATTTGAGGTCCTCCAGCGCGCGCTCGATGGTGGCTTTTTCCTCGGGGCTGAGCCGCGGCTCGGGCATGAGGCTGGGGGGAAACAGATTGCGGGGGATGCCGGATGGCCGGTTCTGGGCGGACAGCGGGAGGGCTGCCGCGGCCAGGGCGACCGTGGAGAGAAGGACTTTGATGGAGGAGGTCAAAGGCATCAGTTCAGGCCTGTCCTGCGGCGTAGTATCCACTCGATACCGACGGTGAGGACGAGGATCAAGGTAAAGGTAAGATTGCGGGTCCAGTAGAGGCGCGTCTCAAGCATCGGGGTATCTGCCCTTAGCGGCACGGTGTCCAGGCTGTCCACCTCCCGCCAGGAAACATACTCCCCACCGGTGACACGGGCCAGGTCGCGCAGTTCCCGCTCACGGAAGGCCAGGTCGGCGTTTTCACGGCCGAGGTGCGCCCCGGCGAACCACGCTTCCTGGCGCAGTTCTTCGCCATCCGGGAAGCTCACCCGATACTCGACATGGGCCTCACCGGGAGTGTCGAGTTGGCTTGTGCCCTGATAGCGTCCGGGCAGGCTGGGGTCGGGTACGAGGTTAACAGGCGGCCCCGGTTCGCCACTGGCGGGTGTCATCACGGCGCTCACGCGGGCGTTTTCGGCGGGCAGGAAGTCCGGTCCGCGCACGTCCACATCGAGGGCGAGCGGCTCGTCCACGGGGACGATGCGGCCCTGCAGGGGCATTTCCAGCCGTGGCTTACCGCCGCTGCCGAGCCAGCCCAGCAGGTAGCGCCAGAA
This genomic interval from Ruficoccus sp. ZRK36 contains the following:
- a CDS encoding MotA/TolQ/ExbB proton channel family protein; translation: MRRLTAIVILLLSPLYASAQEAASEPASHSLWAMIREGGWAMWPLGACSLALLFLLFYAWRETSVRCFVPIARLPEIASSLRTGDLEGARSLLTEDDTMLGRALGKALTKARPELPESNRAKVETLLVETLEAEESAVSQWINYLNVIAATAPMIGLLGTVSGMIGAFQTMERIGMGQPQAFAGSIGEALITTATGLLIGIPAMVAYFIMKNRLAARMNTTVQTATDLLDDLAEGED
- a CDS encoding tetratricopeptide repeat protein, producing the protein MLRSRTVLLCALCLLLAIIPAGLQAELIAREQGLQATLQEAVTAFEEADYARAAEGFAYLEKNYASEPAYQKIEQQLLPVWAHACRINGDHARAAELYETFLERYPEDDTQAAYVLFGLAQACQALGENARASEAYRAYRERFPERPEALISVLREAELDFSQGEIEAGITSLLAFAADPRVPPTLRAQARLRAVQAAQANGEDTRASEILLSEPWAVTTMPELAMLAFASLRAGDALAREGKYTEAILAYRNVPPYQQLIELQRERLAQLERIRTERTRRNPEGIQTAAFWEEYFSGIIDKVEAELDDLVSMDNYTPAWQLKLGDAFLRAGRSREAGLLFGAVATDEALPQALREQAHYRWILCAMAREDWNLALIRAHRFIGAHPVGPRLTTIYYLIVETQLRQGKYTEAIDDLYWLIDTYPDDPRQPRWRFRLGYALALNQDYVAARDTFSALIDNFPDDELVLRARLWIGLSYFFEYNYPDALAAFDALTPDTLGTELEGETAYRRAATLYSMRDYAGAKEALKNHLLKYPSSPYTAQARVLLGDTLMGLGELDSAADQFTQVGPEAGTLYPYAVFQTGKIYRVLENYDKLIAHFEAYANDTPDSPRPRLAEALYWVGWAHAQQGDPAAGFPQFMDALARTGNDTQAGDTSLLLQALESLYTRARQDDLKLEENNTASAGLLRAESYTHWLEAQRENALKRGELTRASRYALYLARIYRRDKRDDRADAVLYETMGQVPLERLDADGLSALGSLLAKERLPSATEYFTYQLEHFPRSPRSGSAFYGMAKLTADQGDNEQAIKWLKRFEAETPYDNNAPQAALLHADILISDNETNAAENVLKKSLQSPLMRGRDKAEALLMIAACAEARGNLEEAIACDQRVYTVYRAWPGLIARAYWHSANIFYQLGDLKASRRTLEEMMLDPRLEDTPEHSPAQALLDDLRTKLAPNTTDSSSAVEVTP
- a CDS encoding HEAT repeat domain-containing protein: MPLTSSIKVLLSTVALAAAALPLSAQNRPSGIPRNLFPPSLMPEPRLSPEEKATIERALEDLKSDNSEYRAGAVMLLGKYDSAQAREAVIKALEDPSTRVRRAAMVSVMEWNRAAPAEAIVPVLRLVGDEDVELRRSASTAIQPMMAIRAATEALRPGVRVVIPDDVRQTLVEAYLDEDVIVRRNMLTNHFYLNLPVPGETFIALMGDEDPQVRLEAVGLAARFAEPDAFTREAQRWIENGNRAERLRLSRELPPRPSTAQLELLRMLSEDEDDEIAAEAMLARFRALGTDATFEKLYARLNEDRLKQEQAQRFLQMMRMHSGEVPGHIEALTGLDDPLLRREAVDLFFDMGYAQQRPEQVLIFIADPSEQVRTVVLKYYERRHGNMPPELREAMLTSRHPEVRQSLATMSVTMPDDIATELLLDLLLDDQTAIRQQSLREIARRQLPGWQDILLASLNDEDLMIQRSAAELIMRTQMPGGTEALRQLLQSEPDTPLAPLIRLYLEDPTIFQRQERL
- a CDS encoding PfkB family carbohydrate kinase — translated: MNEQPPKTPPLLVAGGLGLDTLLMPDGSERREIGGSGWFASLAAAFFLRPQLFGAVGGDFPLEEREHLERLGVDTTGITVLPHEKTFAWKCRYHQDPDKRKTLELHPNVEESFRPELNASQRRCPYLLLANMRPDFQGRVLEQMEGEPFVALDTIDFWIRERRSELLDMIRRTSLMLLNDEEAALLTGCEDPRQAGRALLELGPRFAVVKLGSRGSLGFSQGKDWHVPAQLVDNPVDPTGAGDSYAGALMATLAQCPHPDSEALLEAMQAGARTAAITVQDFSARALIAKLEQRKL
- a CDS encoding adenosine kinase, translated to MDIKTFELIGVGSPIVDVLAQVPEAFVASIPGDKGGMELVDATTMGELMAQVDSPMTEAPGGSSGNTAVAVAHLGLPTTFLGKIGNDSGGEFYRDRFMELGGDGSRFKVGEVPNGRCLSLVTPDSERTMRTDLGAAMTLDPDEISADDFKGCRHAHIEGYILFNRDLMFKVLNSAKAAGCTVSLDLASFEVVGATKDILPDILEEYVDLVFANEGEAEAFFGGKDYKGMVAKLAKLCDVAVVKLGKAGSLVQQGEDLEKISPITVKNPVDTTGAGDLWAAGFLYGWLRGRPLDVCGRYGSILGAEIVQVMGAAIPHDRWLKIKEHLKD
- a CDS encoding DUF4159 domain-containing protein codes for the protein MKTPHNIRHWLISGCIMLAAALNVSAQPTTLAEPESTPPAPQPTELTPPDPVQVIQLIQGDTLRRNYPGGLTSLLEEINDKTTLTLDPDPLVIQTFDDPRIFEHPFIYVNYADRADWTLSESEKEAINAYLDRGGFIYIDAGITPSFLRDSTQYGQFHSFAEWSVTPELQEAFSSIYPDKAFLPLPRSHPLFRAFYSGLPDATILPDTVRDFVVNEKWPQGTYAAMGLTVNGRLAVLAMPILAMGWGKNDFGQWTTFIGFRIREGAEGIDERLADAAYTGTSFEVTREDGRKDQIFTQEEAMPAWVSEPDGSWRLFRYYYTQEISDYAHGFYTQLGVNIFVYAYTQ